One Glycine max cultivar Williams 82 chromosome 6, Glycine_max_v4.0, whole genome shotgun sequence DNA segment encodes these proteins:
- the LOC100820033 gene encoding disease resistance protein RUN1, with the protein MASKAIIQYSSSSSSSHAIITTYDVFVSFRGEDTRNNFTAFLFDALFENGIHAFKDDTHLQKGESIAPELLLAIQGSRLFVVVFSKNYASSTWCLRELAHICNCTIEASPSRVLPIFYDVDPSEVRKQSGYYGIAFAEHEERFREDKVKMEEVQRWREALTQMANLSGWDIRNKSQPAMIKEIVQKINYILGPKFQNLPSGNLVGMESRVEELEKCLALESVTDVRVVGISGMGGIGKTTLALALYEKIAYQYDDVNKIYQHYGSLGVQKQLLDQCLNDENLEICNVSRGTYLIGTRLRNKRGLIVLDNVSQVEQLHMFTGSRETLLRECLGGGSRIIIISRDEHILRTHGVNHVYRVRPLNQDNAVQLFCNNAFKCDYIMSDYKMLTHDALWHAQGHPLAIKVIGKSLFGLDVSQWEGTLVRLSENKSKNIMDVIRISYDALEEKDKEIFLDIACFSGQHYFEDNVKEILNFRGFNSEIGLQILVDKSLITISYGKIYMHDLLRDLGKCIVREKSPKEPRKWSRLWDCEDLYKFMSSNKEAKNLEAIVVEDEPGMFSETTMRFDALSKMKNLKLLILPRYYEKGLSTIEEEKFSGSLNYLSNELGYLIWHFYPFNFLPKCFQPHNLVELNLSGSNIQHLWDSTQPIPNLRRLNVSDCDNLIEVQDFGEALNLERLDLSGCGQLSRFHPSIGFPRNLTYLNLSDCKSLVELPHFEQALNLEKLNLGGCELLKQLPPFIGHLRKITFLLDLQECKSLTDLPHFVEDLNFEELNLYGCVR; encoded by the exons ATGGCTTCTAAGGCCATCATCCAATAcagctcttcttcttcttcttctcatgcGATCATCACTACATATGATGTGTTTGTCAGCTTCCGCGGTGAAGACACGCGCAACAACTTCACTGCTTTTCTCTTTGATGCTCTCTTTGAAAATGGCATCCATGCCTTCAAAGATGATACACATCTTCAGAAAGGCGAATCCATAGCACCCGAGCTGCTACTGGCCATTCAGGGGTCTCGCCTTTTCGTTGTGGTCTTCTCAAAGAACTATGCTTCCTCAACTTGGTGCTTGCGTGAACTTGCACACATCTGCAACTGCACTATTGAAGCATCCCCGAGTCGTGTTCTTCCAATTTTCTATGATGTTGATCCATCAGAGGTGCGGAAACAGAGTGGTTATTATGGGATTGCCTTTGCAGAACACGAAGAAAGATTCAGAGAAGATAAAGTGAAGATGGAGGAAGTGCAGAGATGGAGAGAAGCTCTGACACAAATGGCCAACCTCTCTGGCTGGGATATCCGAAATAA GTCACAACCTGCAATGATTAAAGAAattgttcaaaaaataaattatatattgggTCCCAAATTTCAAAATCTTCCAAGTGGTAATCTGGTTGGGATGGAATCCCGTGTTGAAGAATTAGAAAAGTGTTTAGCATTGGAGTCGGTCACTGACGTTCGAGTTGTCGGAATTAGTGGAATGGGGGGAATAGGAAAAACGACTCTTGCCCTTGCTTTATACGAAAAGATTGCTTATCAATATGATGATGTAAACAAAATTTATCAACATTATGGTTCATTAGGTGTACAAAAACAATTACTTGATCAGTGTCTAAATGATGAAAATCTAGAGATTTGTAATGTTTCTAGGGGAACATATTTGATAGGGACTAGGCTACGCAATAAACGAGGACTTATAGTTCTTGATAATGTTAGTCAGGTTGAACAACTACACATGTTTACAGGGAGTAGAGAGACTCTATTACGTGAGTGCCTAGGTGGAGGGAGCAGGATCATCATAATTTCTAGGGATGAACACATATTAAGGACACATGGAGTAAATCATGTTTACAGAGTTAGGCCATTGAATCAAGACAATGCTGTTCAGTTATTTTGCAATAATGCTTTCAAATGTGACTATATTATGAGTGATTATAAAATGTTGACACATGATGCACTATGGCATGCTCAAGGCCATCCCTTGGCAATTAAAGTAATAGGCAAATCCTTGTTTGGTCTAGATGTTTCGCAGTGGGAAGGTACATTGGTTAGGCtaagtgaaaataaaagtaagaatATTATGGACGTGATACGAATAAGTTATGATGCTCTGGAAGAAAAAGACAAGgaaatatttttagatattGCTTGCTTTTCCGGTCAGCATTATTTTGAGGATAATGTGAAGGAAATCCTAAATTTTCGTGGATTTAATTCTGAAATTGGCCTCCAAATTCTTGTTGATAAATCACTCATAACCATTAGTTACGGGAAGATTTATATGCATGACTTGTTGAGAGATTTAGGCAAGTGTATTGTTAGAGAAAAATCACCTAAAGAGCCAAGAAAGTGGAGTAGACTATGGGATTGTGAAGATCTCTACAAATTTATGTCGAGCAATAAG GAAGCAAAAAATCTGGAAGCCATAGTTGTTGAAGATGAACCAGGGATGTTTTCTGAAACAACAATGAGATTTGATGCTctatcaaaaatgaaaaatcttaagTTGCTTATACTTCCCAGGTATTATGAGAAGGGGCTTTCCACAATTGAGGAGGAGAAATTTTCAGGAAGCCTTAATTATCTTTCCAATGAATTAGGATATCTTATTTGGCATTTTTATCCCTTTAACTTTCTACCCAAGTGTTTTCAGCCACACAATCTTGTTGAGTTGAATCTTTCTGGGAGTAACATCCAACATTTATGGGACAGCACACAG CCTATACCCAATTTGAGACGTTTGAATGTCTCTGACTGCGATAATCTAATCGAGGTGCAAGATTTTGGTGAGGCCCTAAATCTCGAGAGACTAGATCTCAGTGGATGTGGACAACTCAGTCGGTTCCATCCATCCATTGGTTTTCCTAGAAATCTTACCTATTTGAATTTAAGTGACTGCAAAAGTCTTGTCGAGTTACCACATTTTGAACAGGCCCTAAATCTTGAAAAGTTAAATCTGGGAGGATGTGAACTACTAAAACAGCTACCCCCATTCATTGGTCATCTAAGAAAGATTACATTTTTATTAGATTTGCAAGAGTGTAAAAGTCTCACTGACTTGCCACATTTTGTAGAGGACCTAAATTTTGAAGAGTTAAATCTCTATGGATGTGTACGCTAA